The DNA window CCTATACGATTGGCGCAAGGCCGCTGCGTCCACCTGGATTTTCACCATTGCCCGTAACCAGCGCATCGACATGCTGCGCAAGATGCAGCGCCGAAGTGCAGAGATGACGATAGAAACGGAAGATCTCTGGCAGATTCCGGGAGAAAACGACGATGACCCGGTTACATCGTTGCACAGACTGACCTCAGAACGCCGGATTCGCGAATCACTGAGCCAGCTGCCGATAGAACAAGTGACGGTCATTGCTAAAGTTTATATGGAGCATAAATCACATCAGACGGTAGCTGATGAACTGAACTTGCCCTTGGGCACCGTTAAAAGCCGGGTTCGCTTGGCATTGAACAAATTGAAAGTGATTTTGCAGGACCAGCACGTATGACCCGACATCATCCAGACAGTCTAAGCCTGATGGAATACAGCGCCGGCAACCTGAGCGAACCTCATGCGCTTTGCATCCGTTTGCATCTGGATCAGTGCGGTCATTGCCGTAGTCGGGTTGATACCTTGAATAGCCTCGGGGCTGTCATGATGGAACAGCAACCGGATGTTTCTGTATCAGATACCAGTTTCGAGCAGTTATTGTCACGCATAGAAGAGGTACCAAATGCGCGACCGGCACAGGCTCAACCTCAGCGAAGTCCGCTTCAAAAGTTGCTCGGTGATGACATAAGCAACTTGCCCTGGAAACGGCAGTTGCGGGATGTCAGTGTGGTTGATATCACCGACAAATTTCCCGGTCAATCAGAACGGGTCATTCTCCAGAAGCTGGTAGCCGGCGGTAAAGCCCCGGCACACACCCATCGGGGCACGGAAACAACCCTTGTGCTTCAAGGTGCGTTTTCCGACGCGAAAGGTGTGTTTAATCAATGGGACTTTGTTGTACTGACCGATAAAGATGTTCACAAACCGGTCGCCATCGGTCACGAAGACTGCATAACACTTTCGATCCTGAGCGCACCCTTGAAACTGACCGGTCCTTTTGGCCGACTTCTGAACCCATTTATTGGCTGATACGACGGCCCGGCAGGCGGCGACGCCTGCCGGGCTTTCACCATGGCAAATCCTGCCCGTTCCAGCTAATAAAGCGACCGTTATCTTCCTCCGACAATCTCGCTAAAACCCTATACAAATTCGTTGCCGTCGCATCAGGCTCATGAACCGTCAACTTTGCCAGCGATTGGCTAAACGGAGCGCTCAGATTGGAACGAGTGGTGCCGGGGTGCAAGGCCACACAGGTAATCGGCGAATACCTCCGGGGCAACTCCACGGATAGATTCTTTACCATCATATTTAAAGCAGCCTTCGAACATCGGTAGGCATACCACCCGCCGAGCCGGTTATCCTCGATCGAGCCCACCTTCGCCGAAATGGCTGCAACACGGGCTAACCTTTTCCCCCGCAACCATGGTGCAAGGGCCTGGACCAACGAGCCAAAGCCAAGGCAATTCACCTGAAACGCCTGAATCATGCTGGCCTGGCTCATATCCTCTACGCGCTTTTCAGGAGCAACAGCGTCATCGTGCAGGAGCCCAGCGGCGTAGATCACCGATATTCCGCCGTTGGCAGATTCCAGTAGTTTTAGGGCGTCGGGGTATCGAACCATGTCCAGAGGGAGCTCTGCCTGCCATTCAATCAAGTGCACGCCCGGATGCTCCCTAAGACGGGCATCCACGGCATCAATCTTTCTGGCCAGTCCAATGAGCGGCTCGCTTGGCTGCTCGGCAAGAAACCGTTCTGCAAGCGCGCTGCCAATGGCACCCGAAACTCCGGCAATAACGACGGTCATCGTTCTGTCTCCCGAATAAATTGTGGTCGTATCTAAAGGTAATACGCACTCGGGCTCTCATCAGGTTGATTCTCGGTGAGCCAGTTTATTCAAACGCACGTATGAACCCACAGACAGCTTATTCGCGCTTGCAGTCATTAAAAGCGCAG is part of the Marinobacter sp. JH2 genome and encodes:
- a CDS encoding sigma-70 family RNA polymerase sigma factor, whose translation is MTTLGQQPAKGEGRKDPWGALLEKVGRHQDKAAYHALFEHFAPQIKYYAISNGIASHAEELVQEVFVAIWRRSSLYDWRKAAASTWIFTIARNQRIDMLRKMQRRSAEMTIETEDLWQIPGENDDDPVTSLHRLTSERRIRESLSQLPIEQVTVIAKVYMEHKSHQTVADELNLPLGTVKSRVRLALNKLKVILQDQHV
- a CDS encoding ChrR family anti-sigma-E factor, translating into MTRHHPDSLSLMEYSAGNLSEPHALCIRLHLDQCGHCRSRVDTLNSLGAVMMEQQPDVSVSDTSFEQLLSRIEEVPNARPAQAQPQRSPLQKLLGDDISNLPWKRQLRDVSVVDITDKFPGQSERVILQKLVAGGKAPAHTHRGTETTLVLQGAFSDAKGVFNQWDFVVLTDKDVHKPVAIGHEDCITLSILSAPLKLTGPFGRLLNPFIG
- a CDS encoding SDR family NAD(P)-dependent oxidoreductase; this translates as MTVVIAGVSGAIGSALAERFLAEQPSEPLIGLARKIDAVDARLREHPGVHLIEWQAELPLDMVRYPDALKLLESANGGISVIYAAGLLHDDAVAPEKRVEDMSQASMIQAFQVNCLGFGSLVQALAPWLRGKRLARVAAISAKVGSIEDNRLGGWYAYRCSKAALNMMVKNLSVELPRRYSPITCVALHPGTTRSNLSAPFSQSLAKLTVHEPDATATNLYRVLARLSEEDNGRFISWNGQDLPW